From a region of the Octopus sinensis linkage group LG18, ASM634580v1, whole genome shotgun sequence genome:
- the LOC115221675 gene encoding uncharacterized protein LOC115221675: MFPQDRFVMEKSATFYLSIGKYEDAQKLLEEAIKRNETSLSHHRLGTIYKNQIPEYKDLCVKELPFSNCETEELKELKVEKRILKCPERIPDIERNENVDKAEYHLKKAYSLDPRNIPVMYDLALLYRSVREYENAMKCFEDIDFSVLNIWDTKIKYFIQYGKFCFFLADKKESEEEKQDLIDVGTDMFVCAINHLSEILVLNKRQKKIWEIKKIMERIYNFADTEYKSNLMKLIQSIKELPDEGGIFPKLLKECGGNELSQKLRLLCRQEEFQQAFLHLEFSGCQQSEIDVDLRKTIYLQYAKEFYGKRQKVATIIFKKYYKLCFGHSQESEHKAGSVGSSKIPFFQYDVYILTSKSDNGDAKHLAESLGTYFGLQTSYGDSDFTLGIGKMVNVNKVMEDSCHIGIFYSKDILSETKYAVEIMKNRKLKTGKIFLINSNNSSEIAKHLQSFPNVDYKNKNNIELLRLFELLCSSEKDR, encoded by the coding sequence ATGTTTCCCCAAGACCGATTTGTAATGGAAAAAAGTGCTACTTTCTATTTATCGATAGGTAAGTATGAAGATGCACAGAAATTGCTAGAGGAAGCTATTAAAAGAAATGAGACCTCACTTTCACATCATCGTCTTGGTActatttataaaaatcaaattcCTGAATACAAAGATTTGTGCGTTAAAGAATTACCCTTCTCCAATTGTGAAacagaagaactaaaagaattaAAAGTAGAAAAACGAATATTAAAATGTCCTGAGAGAATACCtgatattgaaagaaatgaaaatgtggATAAGGCTGaataccatcttaaaaaagcTTACAGTCTGGATCCTCGGAATATACCTGTCATGTATGACCTAGCCTTGTTATACAGAAGTGTGCGCGAATATGAAAATGCGATGAAATGTTTTGAAGATATTGACTTTTCAGTTTTGAACATTTGGGACACCAAAATCAAATACTTCATTCAATatggaaaattttgtttttttctggctgacaaaaaagaaagtgaagaagagaAACAAGATTTAATAGATGTTGGTACGGATATGTTTGTCTGTGCCATCAATCATTTATCTGAGATTCTGGTGCtcaataaaagacagaaaaaaatttgGGAAATCAAAAAGATAATGGAAAGAATTTATAACTTTGCTGACACCGAATACAAAAGTAATCTAATGAAATTAATTCAGTCTATAAAAGAATTGCCTGATGAGGGGGGAATTTTCCCAAAACTTCTCAAAGAATGCGGTGGAAATGAACTTTCACAAAAATTACGATTGTTATGCCGACAGGAGGAATTTCAACAAGCTTTTCTCCATTTAGAGTTTTCTGGTTGTCAACAAAGTGAAATTGATGTCGACCTGAGGAAAACAATTTATCTTCAATATGCTAAAGAGTTCTATGGAAAGAGACAGAAGGTAGCTAcgataattttcaaaaaatattacaaactttGCTTTGGCCATTCCCAAGAATCTGAACACAAAGCAGGTAGTGTTGGCTCATCAAAGATTcctttctttcaatatgatgtctacATTTTAACATCCAAAAGTGATAATGGTGATGCTAAACATCTAGCAGAGAGTTTGGGGACATATTTTGGATTGCAAACTAGCTACGGAGACTCTGATTTCACTCTAGGAATAGGAAAAATGGTAAATGTTAATAAAGTAATGGAAGACAGCTGCCATATTGGAATCTTTTATTCCAAGGATATTTTATCTGAAACGAAATATGCCGTGGAAATTATGAAAAACCGAAAACTGAAAACTGGAAAGATTTTTCTGATAAACAGCAATAACAGTTCTGAGATAGCCAAACATTTACAAAGTTTTCCTAATGTCGactacaagaacaagaacaacatagAACTGTTAAGACTCTTTGAATTGCTTTGTTCttcagagaaagatagatag